Part of the Propioniciclava sp. MC1595 genome is shown below.
GGTGAGTAGCTGACGCCGAGGAAGGCCACCGCCGCCGACACGTCCCCCGCGGACACCCGCCGCACATCGACCACTCCGCGCTCCGGCAGCCAGGCCAGGACCTTCCGGCTGACCGTCGCGTATAGGGCCGTCGTGGCCGGTGCCAGTCCCTGGCCGGTCAGCCACTGCTCGAACTGTTCCTGTACCGGACGGAACTCCGTAGTCAGGCCCTCATTGCGGTGCCGTCCTCGAGTCACTTTCCACGTGTACGTGCCGGTCGAGGCCACTTCCGACAACACCAACATGCCCTTGCGGAGCAGCTTGCGTTTCCACTCCTTGATGCGGCCCTCAGCGTGCTCGGCAGCCACCCACCGCAGGAACCCGGCCACCACCTCGTCGGTCAGTTCAACAACGTCAGGCTCGCCGCAGAACACCTCGACCCGGGACCACGCCCACCGGTACTGCCACAACGTTGAGGGCGCATGCCCCAAAGCGCTGACCGCCGCGTCGGCCCGCGCGATCACCTCGCCAACAAAGACACCCATGTCCGCTCACCTCCAAGCGAAAACCCAGCAGAGACGAGCAACGTACGACTGGAACGCCAGGAGCGTGATTATCCCGAGGATCCCCAGCCACAGCCCCCGTTGACAAGCAGCAACGGCCACGACTCGGGATAACCAGATCCTCGGGATAGTCCTTCGGCTTCTTCACCCGCCCGGGCAGCACCGCCGCCGAATAGTGCGCCGCGAGCTCCCGATACGCGTCGTTCAGCACCACCTCGCCCTCGGCAGGGTGCTTGATCACACCCGCCTTCAGGTTGTCCGGAACGATCCGCGGGACGGACCCGCCGAACCAGTCGAACATCGCCGTGTTCGCGCGCAGCCAGGTGTCCTGCTTCATATCCAGGGCCGGCTCGACGAACGAATACCTCGAGAACGGCAGCGTCGCGACGAACAAGTAGACCCTCGTCGCCTGCCCGGTGACCGGGTCGCTGAGCTGCATAGTCTTGCCCGACCAGTCGACCTCGACCGTCTGCCCGGCCTTATGACCGACCCGCGACGCCGCCCCGATCACCAGCACGTGACGCTGGTAGGTCTTGCAGAACCGGTCGTAGCCCATCGCCGTCTCACCCTTGGCCCGGCAGGCATCGACGTACTCGCCATGCAGCAGCTTCAACGTCACCCCGACCCTCGCGAGCTCCCGATGCACCTTGTCCCAGTCCGGCTGCGCGTGAACACTCTCGTGCTCACCACGCCCGGGGAACAGCCGCGCATACACGTCCGCCTCCTCGAGCTCCGCGACGTCGTCCCAGCCGACGCCCTCCCGGTCAGCGGCGTCGAGCACCGCCGACACCGAGTGCCGAGACATACCCTGCGCCGCGATCTGCCGACCCGTGAGCCCCTCCGCGCGAAGCCTCAACACCAGCTTCGCCTTGATCCTGCGTACCATCCGAACTACTCCTTCTGCCGCGTGATCAGCCACGCGGCAGAAGGAGCCTAGGAAGGCGGCGCCGAACCCGAATACTCGGTGGCGCTCAACGACGCGAACGCGCCCACGAGCAGGTGGCGCTCAACCGCAATACTCGTGGCGCTCAGAGAAGCGAATATTCAGTGATGCGAAGGACTCAAAGCGGGACGAAGGGCCCGCACGACCCAACAACCCGCGCCGCCGATCATCCGCTCTTGCCGCGGTCAGCGCGGTGTCGCGGTCGGTTCCTGCCGAAGACAGAACGTTGCGCGGACCGCATATCGTCAGACCATGGACGTCGAATGGGCACTCGAAGAGCTTCGTCGATTCATCGGCCTCACCAAGCTCCGCCAGCCGGCATCCGGCGGGGGCGTGGTCTTCATGGGGGACTTCGCGAGCCCCGTCGGGAGGAACGACGACATCGTCGCCGCAGCACAGGTGGTCGAGCAGATCCTTGATCGTGTCCTGCCGCGATGGCGAACCGAGGTACCTGACGACGGCAAGGAGCGATGGGTCAGGCATCACCAGGCGGCCATCCGCGCCGTCACCGCACTTGAGCGCCAGACCGAGCTGGCCGAACGACTCGGAGACAATGCACCGTCCATCAGCGCGGCTGATCTTCACCCCTGGATCTGGTCAGCGGCACGATCTCTCTGGCAGTCGGGCCACTATCGCGAGGCCATCAGAGCAGCCACGATCAAGATCAACGCTGAGACTCAGAATAGGGTGAGCCGCCGCGACGTTGCCGAAACGGACCTTTTCAAACAGGCATATAGCGATGACCCGCCCCAGCCCGGCAAGCCACGCCTGCGGCCCGCCGGGGACGACGGCGGCAAGACTGCCAAGTCCCTCCGCCGCGGCGTCGCAGCACTCGCCGAAGGCTGTTTCGCGGCCCTGCGCAATCCTTCCAGCCATGACGAGATCCAGGAACTGAGTGAGCAGGAGGCGGTGGAACAGCTAGCAACCCTGAGCGTGCTCGCCCGCCTGGTCGACGGGAGCACCACCGCCCAGGCCTGACCGCACGACGTCCGGTTCGGCAGCACAGTGCGCGAGGGCAGCCTGCCGGCTGTCGGACCCGAGCGCACGCCCTGACATGCCGCTGACGGCGCTCCCCACCTCCCAGGTCGTGGCACCGAGCATCCCGGCCGGCACGGACTGAACGACGCCCCCGACCGTGCGGGCCGGGGGCGTCCTGAGGTTCAACCGCCAGCAGGTCTAAGCGGGCACCTTGTTGGACTTTGTGCGGTTGCAGCGCCAGCAGAGCGTCTGGAGATTCTCAGGAGTCGACATGCCACCTCGAGACACCGGGGTGATGTGGTCCACCTCCAAGAGGAGGTGAGGTTCGGCTGCCACCGAGATCGTACATGTCTGGCACGTGTGGTTATCGCGGTCCTTGATGAAGCTGCGCAGCCTGGTAGTCATGAGTGCACGCTGGCCCGCAGCACTCTTGCGGAACCGGATCCGCTCGGACATCTTCTCTATCAGGGCATCGATCGTGTCTGACGTGAGCTTGACGGTGGTCCGCTGAGACGAATTCCCTCCGGCGCTGACGTACTCGAACACGTACTCCGGATACGGAATCTCAATCGGCGAGAGCTCAACTCCCATCTGCTCCATGAACCGCGTGCGGTAGTGCTTCATGATGAACTTGGGCGGGTTGATAGAGTTGGTGATGCTCGCCTCGCGATCGTGAAGGTTCTGGATCGCGCCTTCGAGACTGGAGATGCTCTCGCCCAAGCTCTCCACCCTCTCCAGGGACTGCTCGTTGGCCTTTATGTCGAAGTACCGCATCAGGTAGGTCAGCGGGTCGCCGCTCGCGTTGCGGACGACCTGCAGGGAGCAGTTGTGAACGTTGGGCGCCTGGAAGTTGGCGACGTTCCTGTCCCGCTTGTAGTTGTGTCGACTCGTGTTCTCATATGTAGCGAGGTGGGACTCGCCCCCCGTAGAGGAGACTCCAAGCTCGAACAGTTTACGGTTCCGAATCTCGGAGGCATAGTCCGTGATCTCGTTGTGCTCCTTGACTACCGCCGACAACTCCGCCTTAGCCGACTGGAACTCCTCGCTTGCGAAGTAGCGCTTCATCCGGATGTACCTGACCACAGGTACGGCAGCGATCATCAGGATGATGACCAGAACCACTGTCCCTGAGGTGGGGTCGTTCATGATCTGGCCCAAGGCTCCAAGAGCGAGCAGTGCATACCCAACGATGGATAGACATGACTTGGAGGATGAGGGGGTGGCACTTGCCATTGCTGAGTCTTCCCTTCGGGGCTTAGCCTCGATCTTTCGTCGGGCTGGCTTGGGTCGTTGTGACGGCTTGAGGATCACCGTGTTGGTGTGATTCTGCCGGGTGGGTGTGACGGTTTCCCGGAGGTGGCTCCGGTGGGCAGGGGTTCCAGGGTCCCGGTGGGTGTTTCGGCTTGTCGGGGCAGGGTCCGGGCTGTCGTGTCAGGTGCTGTCCAGAGTGGTGAGGGTGGTCAGGGCGCCGATGAGGACGGCCGCCCAGGGGTGGTGGGCGGCGTAGCGGAGCCGCACCTGTCGGCTGCCCCGGACCAGGACGGCGGGGATCGTGTACAGCCGGTAGCGGAGCCTCTTGGGTTCCCACCGGCGGGCACTGTCAGCGTCGGCCAGGGCGAGCATCTGCATCCAGGCGGTGAGCTCGCAGGCGAGGGCGACGATGGCGCACCAGACCTGGTTCTGCGCGAACGAGTACAGGGGCAGGTTCGTCAGCCCAGTGTCTTTGGCGAGCCGGATCCGGTCCTCGCAGCGGGCCCTTCGACGGTGGCGGAGTTCGAGGTCGGCCAACTGGCCGCGGGTGGTGTTGGTGGCGAACGCGGTGATGCGGTGGCCGTCGACGTCGGTGATCCGTAGTTGGGCGCCGGGATGGGGGCGTTCTTTGCGGATGATGACCCGCATCCCGGGCGGCCAGCCCGACAGGTCGAGCAGCCCGGTGAGTTCGGCGACCCAGGCGCCGTCGCGGGGCTGCCGGTCGGCGTCGTAAGCGGGGGTCCACACGCGGTCTGGGATCTTCTCGATCAGCATGCCGGCGTCGCTGGGCAGGGTCCAGCCGACCGAGTACTGGACCCGTTGGCCGGTGAGCCAGTCGAGGAGTTGGTGGCTGTGCCCGGCACCATCGGCCCTGACCAACACCCGTTTCCCGGGCCGCGTGGCGGACCGGCCCGGCAGCTGCTTGAACGCTTGCCGCAGGACGGTGATGTGGTCGGCGGCGGTGTTGGAGCCGGCGTTCCCGGGCCGCAGCAAGAGGGCGAGGGGCTCCCCGGTCCCATCACGGCCGTGATCGACGAACACGCACAAGGGGTGGAACCCGTAGCCCTTCTTGAACGTCGGCTTGGCATGCTCCTTGTCCGAGTGCGCCGTCACCAACGTGGCGTCCACGTCCACGATCAACGGGTGCTCCACGCTCATGCCGGAGTCGGGGGCGTGCTCACCGGCCAGCAACCAGGCGCGGGTCCGGGCAGCGGCGCGGGCGGCGTCGATGGCCTTCAACACCCGTGGGGCATCGGCGGCGAGCAGGCTGATCAGCCTCGAGATGGTCGGGTCGGAAGCCACCATCCCGTAGACGGCCGGCTCGGACCGGAGCAGCGCAGCATCGGCGAGGCAGTCCCCACCCAACGCCAGAGTGATCGCCAGGTCGGACAGGATCTTGCCCGGGTCGTGGGTCGCGAGCGGTTTCCGCCACCGCGCCAACGCCGTCGACAACTCGCGGGTGAGGCCGGTCACCACCGCTGTCTTCGTGAGCAGCATGCCGCCGGCGTGGCCCACGACCCGGGTGGCTCCGGCGTCGTGGCGGGGTTGGGGATACGCGGCGGTACGCTTCACGTTGAAAGTGCTTCCTTCGCGTGGGGTGAGTGGGACTTCGCAATCACATTCTCCCAAGCCGGAAGCACTTTCGCTGTTCAAACCACCGAGTCAGACCCCACCCTCATGAAAGCGCGAGGTTAGCGGTGGCTGGCTCCACCTGTCCCTAGCCAAGCTATCGGGGCCCTGTGACAGTTCGTTGCCTGTCCAGCCACCGCCTGTTGATGTGGCCTGGGTTTGGCCGGCCCCGACCACCGTTGGGTGGTCGCGGCCGAGCTCGACTGGTTGTTCCTGTTGGTGGCCGGCCACGTGGAGCTGACTGACGCGGTGCTCGCTGATCCTGGGTTGGAGGCCCACCAGGTGCTGATGAACGCACCCTTGGACTGGACCAGCGACACGATCAACCCGCCCTTCTCGCAATGCCAGTGAGTCACCGGAACTTCCGTCTCTCAGGGTGCAAGGCGAACATCCGGACATGCCGCCGTCCGGAAGTGCCGATGGGCTGACGTTGACGCACAGCGACCGACCGTTGCGGTGCGCCCTATGGTGTACCGCATGCGGCTGGCCCCTGACCTGCGGATCGTTCTCAAGAGTGGCTGAGAAACCAGAGGTCACGACTGTCACCCGCCGGGTCTCGTTGCCCCCAGGGTCGCCGCCGCTGTCCACCCTCATGCCGCCATGGCTCGGTCATGATGGTTCATACGTGCTCGCTGAGCTCGACGTAGACGCTCCTCGCGGCCCGTGGGCGATGATCGATCTCGACTCCGGCCGGGCGGGTGTCGGGCGCCGGATGCGGCAGATCTGGGGGGCACTTCTGGACGGTCAGGGACCCGCAACTGCTCGGCACCTCTGGCGGCGTCATCGAGGTCGACCTGAGCGGCCCCAGCACGGTGCGTGAACTGCATCAGGGGGTTGGCCACGGCCGCGACGGTGCGGAGACGGAGTTCCTCCGCCTGGACCATCGCCACGTCCTGGCTGCAGCGCTCGGACAACAGAGAGCCAAGGTCATCGATCTGGACCGCTGGGCCGTCGTGAACTCACAAGTCGAAATCACTTCGCCGTGGGTAGCGCTTGGCGACACCCCCACGCGAATCTGGTCGCTACCAAGAGGAGAAGTCGCCTCCCTGAACGCCTCGCACGAGGTGACGCACCGGACAACTGCCCCTGCCGCGCTGGCCGCAGCTCGCTCGACGCGCGCGCTGTATGCACTCGTCGGCGAGCTGCGGCCGCGTCGCGGCACCGCCTGGTGGCATGCAATTGGCCGGGACCTACTTCCCACCGGTCTCCAGCAGTATCTGGACAGCCCGCTGGACGAGGTTGAGCTCTGCAAGCTGGACCCTCGAACCCTCGAAGTCAAGGCCGCCCGTCGCCTCGGCTCCCTCGCGCAGGTGCTGGAGGAAGCGCTCGCCACCACCCTTGCCGATGATGAGGAGTGGAGCACCGGCCTGCTGCACCGCTGCCTCAGCACCGATGCTGCCGGAAGGCCCGCCCTCGTGGCCGGCAGTCGTGTCGTCGTCCTCGATGACAACACGCTAAGGCCGGTCACGGATACACGACTCCCCAATACCGGGTCGTCCACCTGGGCATCTCAAAACGGCCAATCCCGAGCTGTTGCTACCAGTTCCGACCGGGTATACATCGCTGACTGGTGATGTCCCAGCAGCGTCCTGTCAGGCCGCAGGTCGCGACTACCTCGTGGGGAGGTGGAGCGAGAATTCACCCCATGAGGTACTGCGCGCAGATGGCCGCCACGGAGGTGGTCCAGATCATCGCGTGGCTTGAGGCCGCCGGTGTGATCTATCAGATCAACGGTGGATGGGGCGTCGACGGACTGGTGGGCCGACAGACCCGCCCGCACCAAGATCTAGACGTGTTCATCGATGCACATCACGAGGCCAACTTCTTGACCTGGCTGACCTCTCGCGGTTACCGGGTCACGCAGGATTGGCGCCCGGTCCGCGTCGAACTCTCGAGCCCCGGAGGGCGAGTGGATGTTCACCCGATGCGAATGGATGCGGCCGGCAATGGGGTGCAAGAGGGCCTCGACGGCGAGGTGTATGTCCACGCCGCTGAGCATCGAGTCAACGGTCACATCGACGGGCACGCGGTCGTCGTAGCCAGCGCCCAGCGGGCGCGGGCGCTTCGCAGTGGCTACCCTCCGCGCGAGGTCGACCTACACGATCTCGCCCTGCTCGACGACCTGTAAGGCATCCTGTTCTGCCGCACGCAGGTGGTCACTTGTGTATGGCGTGGCCGTCGGGTCGGGAACATCATCGGGTATGTCCAGTGCTGAGCCTGTCCTGTTCCCCGTCCTCATCGACGCTGCCACCGATCCCTTGGTGAAGGCGGTCGCTGCCTATCTGGCCCGCTACCGGGCCCAGACCCGCGTGCACACCGAGTCCGACCTGCGCGCGTTTCTGGTGTGGTGCCGGGAACGGGGTATCGACCCGTTGAAGGCGAGCCGCGCGCAGATCGAGTTGTACGTCCGCTGGATGCAGGAAGTCCGCCACTTCCAGCCGTCCACGGTCAGCCGACGCGTGTCGGTGGTGGTTGGCTTCTACCGCACCTGTGTCATCGACCAAGTCCTGGCCCAGTCGCCAGCGGACTACGTGCGCCGCCCGAACGTACCACCCGAGTCACCCACGCTCGGCTTGTCACATCTGCAATTCGAAGCCCTGCTCAGCGCGGCGCGCACCTCAGGCAACACCAACGACTTCGCCCTGGTGACCATGCTCGGCCTGCTCGGGTTGCGGATCTTCGAAGCCTGCGGCGCCAACATCACCGACCTCGGTGAGGAACACGGGCATCGCGTCCTGAAGGTCCGCGGGAAGGGCGGCAAGGTCGTCCTCACCCCCCTGCCACCCGCCGTCCAGCGGGCGATCGAACGCGCTGTCGGCGGTCGCGCCGACGGACCCATCCTGCGCACGATCCGAGGGACCCGCATGGACCGGCATGCCGCGACCCGCCGGTTGAAGCACCTCGCCGACCAGGCCGGCGTGCGGCTACCCAGGATGCACCCCCACATGCTGCGTCACACGTTCGTGACGACCATGCTGGATGCCGGCGTCGACCTCCGCGACGTGCAGATCGCGGCCCGGCACGCCGACCCGCGAACCACGATGCGCTACGACCGAGCCCGCAAGAACCTCGACCGTCACCCGAACTACATCCTCGCCGCCTACATGGCCTCCGGCACCTGACAGCGCTCGACGGCACCGGATGGGCAGGCCCACCAAATGTGATGGTGCTCAGCGACCCGGGTAGCGCCCGGGCGGGGGCTGCGACCGTGGCGGTGTCCGGCGTTCCTGCGCTGAGCCGTCGATCCGACCCGTGACCCGCTCCCACGATGGACCCGCGGCATCCATGCCGGGAGCCGGCTTGTCGGGGCTGGTGGTACCGACAGCAGCGGGCAGGGACGCCAGCCAGCGGAGGGCGACCGCTGCCGCCTGCTGGTGCCGCGCGTCCACCTGACCCAGACGGTCAGCGATCACGGTGGCGCTCACCAATCCGGCCGCGTGGAGGGCACGCACGAAGTTGAGGTCCTTCTCCCGGTGGGCGCACAACTTCGCCACGCACAGGTCTTCCGGCTCCAGGCACCAGCCGATGAACTGCGGCCGCCCCGACGGCGCCGCCGTATTCGTGTTCTGGACCCGTGCTGCTCCTCAAACGGTGACCACTCCCCAGCGACCCCCTCGATCAGGTCCGCCAACTCGGCGGTCACCGTGTTGTTGTCGGAGATGGGCAGCACGTCGACCTCCACCGACATGGTCGCCTCGACCGGTAGTTCGTCCTCGCCGAAGCTGCCCAAGATCGCCTGGGACCCCACGATGATCACCGCCGGATGCCCGATGATCTGGCACGCCCTCCGGATCGCATGCTCCAACTGGTCGCGTCTCATCGGCCGACCACCGCCAGCACCTTCGCCCGCTCCGACTGCGGCAACAATCCACCCAACGGCGACACCTCCCGCATCTGCACCGAGTCGGTGTCTAGGCCGGTCATCACACGGCGCAGCCCGGGAACGTCGCGCTGCTCCACCAACACCTCCCACCGGCCCAGGTTCGACACATGAGGTTCACCCTGAACGCGGTGCCGCAACCGCTCCACGTTCCGCCGGATCGTCGGCACCCAGTCGTCCAACACGCCGGTGTCCAGATGAGTGGCCAACTGGCGGTGCAGGCGCCAACTCCGCAGGTGCGACCGGTCCAACTCCACCCGGACCGGGCGACGCACCACCTCAAGCCGATACCCCAAGCACGACAGCAGCCGATCCAGCATCTCGTCGCTCATCTCGATCCGGCCCGACAAGAACTGACTGATACTCGGCTGCCGCACCCCACTCATCCGCGACAACTCCGACTGAGACACCTTGCTCTCAGTCATCACCTCGCGCAGGACCTCCCGACCACCCATGCCCGGACTATAGCATCCAGAGCTATGGGAAGGAGTGGTCCGCAAACGCACTACTCTGCCGCGCCCCGGGGGTGTCGCGGTGGGCCCCATCCTGTCCCATGCCGATCATCGTCTGGCTGGTTGTCGGCGCTTGGACGGTCTCGCGCGTACGTCAGGGCTTGAACGTCAGCGTGTAGGAGAAGAAGTTGCCGTGGTGCTCCGCGGGTCGGAAGCCAGCCGACGTTGCCCAGGCTGTGACCGTGCGGCGGAGCGGGTAGTCGGGGTCGGTGAGGAGTTCGCTGATACCCAGCTTGCCCGCCGGCTCCAGCACTCGGCGGCATTCGCGGAGCATCCGAACCGGTTCGGGAATCTCGCCGGTCACGGTGATCAGGTACACCCTGCCCGCCGACGCGTGCGAGGCGTACACGGGCACCTACCAGGCGCTCCAGCAGGCCGACCAGCGGCTCACCCGCTCCTGATCCGTGGGGCTCAGTGGCCCCGCACCTGCGGCGGCTCGTGGGCGCAGAAGGGTTCCTCGGCCAGATAGTCGCCGGTCATGGCGTACGCCCTGGCCCGGGACCCGCCGCACGCGTCGCGGTAGC
Proteins encoded:
- a CDS encoding TIGR02391 family protein, which gives rise to MDVEWALEELRRFIGLTKLRQPASGGGVVFMGDFASPVGRNDDIVAAAQVVEQILDRVLPRWRTEVPDDGKERWVRHHQAAIRAVTALERQTELAERLGDNAPSISAADLHPWIWSAARSLWQSGHYREAIRAATIKINAETQNRVSRRDVAETDLFKQAYSDDPPQPGKPRLRPAGDDGGKTAKSLRRGVAALAEGCFAALRNPSSHDEIQELSEQEAVEQLATLSVLARLVDGSTTAQA
- a CDS encoding HNH endonuclease codes for the protein MNDPTSGTVVLVIILMIAAVPVVRYIRMKRYFASEEFQSAKAELSAVVKEHNEITDYASEIRNRKLFELGVSSTGGESHLATYENTSRHNYKRDRNVANFQAPNVHNCSLQVVRNASGDPLTYLMRYFDIKANEQSLERVESLGESISSLEGAIQNLHDREASITNSINPPKFIMKHYRTRFMEQMGVELSPIEIPYPEYVFEYVSAGGNSSQRTTVKLTSDTIDALIEKMSERIRFRKSAAGQRALMTTRLRSFIKDRDNHTCQTCTISVAAEPHLLLEVDHITPVSRGGMSTPENLQTLCWRCNRTKSNKVPA
- a CDS encoding IS1380 family transposase, yielding MKRTAAYPQPRHDAGATRVVGHAGGMLLTKTAVVTGLTRELSTALARWRKPLATHDPGKILSDLAITLALGGDCLADAALLRSEPAVYGMVASDPTISRLISLLAADAPRVLKAIDAARAAARTRAWLLAGEHAPDSGMSVEHPLIVDVDATLVTAHSDKEHAKPTFKKGYGFHPLCVFVDHGRDGTGEPLALLLRPGNAGSNTAADHITVLRQAFKQLPGRSATRPGKRVLVRADGAGHSHQLLDWLTGQRVQYSVGWTLPSDAGMLIEKIPDRVWTPAYDADRQPRDGAWVAELTGLLDLSGWPPGMRVIIRKERPHPGAQLRITDVDGHRITAFATNTTRGQLADLELRHRRRARCEDRIRLAKDTGLTNLPLYSFAQNQVWCAIVALACELTAWMQMLALADADSARRWEPKRLRYRLYTIPAVLVRGSRQVRLRYAAHHPWAAVLIGALTTLTTLDST
- a CDS encoding nucleotidyltransferase domain-containing protein, translated to MRYCAQMAATEVVQIIAWLEAAGVIYQINGGWGVDGLVGRQTRPHQDLDVFIDAHHEANFLTWLTSRGYRVTQDWRPVRVELSSPGGRVDVHPMRMDAAGNGVQEGLDGEVYVHAAEHRVNGHIDGHAVVVASAQRARALRSGYPPREVDLHDLALLDDL
- a CDS encoding tyrosine-type recombinase/integrase, which codes for MSSAEPVLFPVLIDAATDPLVKAVAAYLARYRAQTRVHTESDLRAFLVWCRERGIDPLKASRAQIELYVRWMQEVRHFQPSTVSRRVSVVVGFYRTCVIDQVLAQSPADYVRRPNVPPESPTLGLSHLQFEALLSAARTSGNTNDFALVTMLGLLGLRIFEACGANITDLGEEHGHRVLKVRGKGGKVVLTPLPPAVQRAIERAVGGRADGPILRTIRGTRMDRHAATRRLKHLADQAGVRLPRMHPHMLRHTFVTTMLDAGVDLRDVQIAARHADPRTTMRYDRARKNLDRHPNYILAAYMASGT
- a CDS encoding helix-turn-helix transcriptional regulator; its protein translation is MGGREVLREVMTESKVSQSELSRMSGVRQPSISQFLSGRIEMSDEMLDRLLSCLGYRLEVVRRPVRVELDRSHLRSWRLHRQLATHLDTGVLDDWVPTIRRNVERLRHRVQGEPHVSNLGRWEVLVEQRDVPGLRRVMTGLDTDSVQMREVSPLGGLLPQSERAKVLAVVGR
- a CDS encoding class I SAM-dependent methyltransferase, producing the protein MYLITVTGEIPEPVRMLRECRRVLEPAGKLGISELLTDPDYPLRRTVTAWATSAGFRPAEHHGNFFSYTLTFKP